The Melanotaenia boesemani isolate fMelBoe1 chromosome 8, fMelBoe1.pri, whole genome shotgun sequence DNA window AAGTTTCTATTATTTCCCATGTACTTGACAGCCATGCCTATAACGCAGGTAGAAATGAACCACATTCaggtaaaaatgtgatttttatgttGTAAGTCAAATCCAATAAGACTTGACAGCAGATGAAACTACAGAAATACAGCACAAAAGAGGGAGGAAGCACAACATACTTGTATGTCCAGGCGCCTCCAGCCACTGTCTTCCTGCAGGAACCACAGTGCCAGATACCAACagccctcctcttcatcttggtctgtaaacacaaatgatttgcattagaaaattaaaaagtgtgCATGCCCAACACACCACTGTGTTGTCTTTAATTGAGACAAGCATGTCCCATCTAGCAGGCTTTTCTACAGCTCAGTTCATAGAAACTTACCTTGCCACAGAATGAGCAGGTGTACTTCGAATGCTGGGAGATTTCAATTTTCTTCACCATCTTCCTCAGCGATGCACCATAACGGGTGCCATATTTACCAACAATCCCCACCTTCTTGGTGCGCTTGGCCTGTGGACAGATTGAAACAGTTATTAATGCCAAATAACATTATTGCAGATGCCCGAGTATTATTTGGTATGCCGAGTTCAATCAACTGCCTAGGATATACTACTGTTCCTATAGTGGTAAAGACTGTATAATGAATAGTATTTCCGTGAAGTCAATTATAAATAAGCCTCATCGCCGAAAACAAGGACAGATTGCTGTCAACATCAGAAAAGCCGGCTGTTGAACACAAGCTTCCTCTCACCGAGCTAGCTTACCTGCTAACTTAAAATGAACAATTCCACAATTGTTTTTGACACGATCCATTTTGCCAAGAGATTAAATATGCCGCTTTGCTTGGTTTCTATTTACAAAGTATCTGACAAAGTGCGGACTTCTGAATATGTCCACCGACTGTAATTTTATGGGACCAGTTCTCCCAGTACTTGGGCTCGGTGAGAAAAGCAATGGCAGCCATTTCTCTCTCGATCGAACATGAAAATATCGTTTTTACTCTTAATACAAtcacaaaactaataaaaataaaacccagGTCAAGCAGATTAGGTCATGACAAAGCCtcttaatatattattatatcatttatAGCCCCAGAATCATCAGATTGACACGGATTATTGAGGGGGCAAGCTAGGCTCACCATCTTTTCAGTGGAGACGCAGGTCCAAAGAGGGATTGCTTAACGCGCAAGCGCGATTTACTCAGTCGCTCCCTTGGCATTATGGGATTTTGAGTTTATGCAGGACCCAGTTATTAGGCGTAAATTAAAATctcaaaaggaaagaaaaaacattactgTATTGATATTccgtttttgttttatgtagttGACAGAAACCAGTAAcattacattatatatataaaaaaaatcattatattTAATCCGTAACTAAGGACGCTTCAGTATTTACGCGCATGCGTATTCAGTGTGAACGACAACGTCTCTGCCACTGAGCTGATGTTTATCTACTTAGCTTGTCATGATGCAGTCTTTCTCGTTCGTTAATATatacagttaaaaaatattccTTATTTGTAATAAATGGTCGATAATATACCATGAAGCTAACGCGGAAATTGGTCCTTGCGAAGGCTAAGGCCTCCGACTTGGAAAGCGTGAGGAAACTGAACTGCTGGTAAATACTTGAATGAACTTTTAGCACACTATGAATTGTGTTGGCTTTCGGTCAGCATGATTGAAGCCACGGTGGAATGGCTCCGATTGTTTCATGTCTTGCATTTGTGTTAACGTTGCGTCGTGTGTTATTTTTGCAGGGGATGCAATCTGACAGATGTGAGTAGTCAAACAGTTGTTGCAGGAACAccgattttcttttcctttgttctACAATATGTTCACGCTCTCTCTTTAATGACATACGTACATGAACTGTAAAATGTGTTCTTTCAGATTTCTATCTTCTCTCAGATGCCCAACATTGAGGTGCTTACACTGAGGTGTGTCCACATGACTAACATTATACTGTCACACTTGCAGTCATTCAGACTGACTTCTGACTCCTGACTGATGCTTTCTGTCTGCAGTGCCAACAGCATCTCATCTCTGTCTCCTCTGGCTGGCTGTCTGTCTCTGAGTGAGCTGTACCTGAGAAGGAACATGATTCCTACGCTCTCCGAACTGTCTCACCTGCGTTCCCTGACACGTCTCCGTGTGCTCTGGTTGGCTGAAAACCCTTGTTGTGGAACTGACCCAAGCCGGTACCGACTCACCGTTCTGCGCTGCCTGCCTCGCCTTCAGAAACTTGACAATCAAGGTGGGTGTGATGTCTTTAGCACACATGCCCTAGCAAAATGCAGCTTTACATCATCTGCTGAAGAGCTTCCACTTGTTAACCCATTTCAGCCAGTACATGTATATGTGCTACTTTTTTGTGTGCAGTGGTGACTGAGGATGAAATTGCACTTGCTCTGGTGGATGGTGATGAGGTCAGCACACCCCCGGGTAGtacacagaaccagctttccaACAATGGACTTCCTGATGCAGAGACAGAGAATGACCCACTTAACTACAACATGGAGGAGACCAAGTAGGTTTTCTGGACTGAAAAACACCCAAACCAATACATGCATCAACTGGAAATATTTATCCAAGAAAtgcaaacaagcaaaaataaatttctCCCTTGTTTTCAAGCAAAATCAGAGAAGAATTAGGAATGAAGCCCCTCTCTAGAGACAAGTTCTCCTCTCTTTCTTCTCCATCtaccagagaaaaacaaaaactgaaaaaggtaACATCCCTCATTAACCACACTGTGAAACTTAAAAATGTTGAATTCTGCTCAAacctaaaagatttttttcacaaTTAATACTACAACTATGTTTTCAGACTCACATTCTAGATgcagttctgctgctgttgaGTGATTTGGATGAAGAGGAGCTTCGTATTGTACACACAGCTGCACAGAACAGGCTGCAGACATACACGTTGGACTCGGGAGACAGTCAACGACTGACAGCCCAGACAGAAAACTGCTGAAATCCCAAACTAACATTTCACAGCATGTATTCAGGGCCGTCATCTCACTCTGCTTTCTATATTTAACACAAACCTCAGGATCCCAAAAGGCACATGTTGTCCAGGTTAACACTTTTCCCTTGTGTGACCCAGTTTTCCCACATGgtcaaataataattttcattgcttttttttttttttatagctgcaTGTTTACCTGCCTTGTCAAAGCAAAAGAATGTACATTttgctaaatgtttaaatatatttctgtaatTAAAAGACAACCAGCAATAAACGTACTCCAGGTGCTGCTTTTAATAACTAATAGATGTATTCTATAAACACAAGCATatgaaaacatgatttaaatgCCATACTGCTACAATGGGGCCAAATTTTTCACCAATCTAACTTAATGGTAATCAAATGTAACTAAGCCCTTATATCAGGTAAAATTTGCAAGAAGAGACAGTTTATAAGCCCGAAGTTGAATCTTCTCAGTCATCTTCCTCGTTCTCCAAAAAGTCCGTCAGTGTGCTTGAATCCACGGCAACAATCAGGTACTCCACTCCATCTGCACCCTAAAGCACCATGTAAACAAAGTTAGTGTAAGATGGGATTAAGCAGCAAGGTTAGCACTGAATGAGAGCTGGGAATTCTGAAATAAAGCTCACCTTGCGTGTCCGAATCAGTTTGTGGTCTCTGAACTCGGTCAGCTGAGTCCTCAGAGTGAGATCAGAGTTCACCAGGAAAGCCTCTCGACACCTCTGGTAGAAATCTTGGAATGATAGTCCTGCACAGAGCACATGCATTGACTACAATCTTTAAGCAATATGATGAAACAGACACTTTTAGCAGTTTCAGATATTGAAAGTGTTCCCACCTGAGTACGAAgggttgtctttgttttctagCTGGAATCTCACTAGAAGTTTGAAGATTCCCCTGCAGAAATTAAGAAAAGTTGAGAGTTTCCCACTCCAACAGCTTTGATAACTAAACACAGGAAAATGGCCGTCTTACCTTGCATTGGGTGTTAAGCTGCGGAGAACGTGTGTGAGGGAGGACAGAGCGAGAGCACCGGTCTGCTGCACCAGCAGAGAGTTTTCATATGACGTCTCCTCTGTGTAGTGCTGGAACGTCACACACTCCCACCACAGCCAGTTAAACTGGCTTTGCTTAAACTGGTCCCACACTGGAGGCACATCAGAAACAttcagcagcaggaaaacacatcAGCGTGATCAGCACTGCAAAGCAAATTCTCAGAAACACTCACCTAAAGGAGCATTGATGTGATCTAAAGAGGCCACCAAGTGCAGGTTAGGAAGGGATGCCAGCTGCCCCAGTGCACTTTGGGTCTTCTCTCCTCGCAGCATTGGCCCGTCAATATTATGGATGAGCAAGTACACATGGAGATCTGGGCCTGCGAACACATCATAGGGGTGTAAAACAGAATTCCTACATAAGCTGAAGACTGACTACTCACTGTGGCACTTACTGTCTTTGAGGGTCTGAGCGATGAACTGGATCTGGTCTGAGGGCGTTCGGAAACTTCCCTGATGCTCCAGAACCTCACATGTCAGAGCATTTAATATCTGGAATTAAACCACAGCACAGTCATGGGAAAGATAAAGAAGCCATTAAATAATGCATGTCCTTTTATTGTGTGGGAATACTGACCGATTTAAGAGTAATGGAGGGGAAAAATCCATTAACCACAAGGTGGATCTCTTGAGATAAGTAGGACACTCGGAAGTCGTCCATCAGAGCTTTCTTGCTGCCCAAACCGTAGACCAGCACACTGAATCCTAAcctacacacaaacaagacacttTGATTTAGTACTACATGtttaaacagtgaaaataatGTTGATGATACAGTGCAACCACACTCACTGTAACTGTAACATCCATTTGTTAAAGTGCTTTCTGTGTTTGGTGTGCAGCTGCTGCACTTCTTTTGAATAACAGGATGGTTTTCCTTCTAAAAGATGAACCAAAGTCTCCtgcaaaaatggagaaaaaaggaaaagtgaaGAAACTATGAAGGAAATCAGTTTACGTACTGCCTTCGCTGAAATGGCTGTTAACAGACCCTGTCAAGTTTAGGGGTGTGCAAGCGCTCCAGTGTGCGGTCTGATGTCAAGACTTTAGAGCTGCCATGAGCTTCGAAATATTCCTCGATCATGGTGGGCTGTTTGGGAAGTTCTTGCTTGTTCTTGCTTTTCTTGGCCGGAGTCTTGTAGAGAGCTGCAGATAAACCTTTACTGGGAGTTCTTGGGGTTTTGAAGTTCTCCTTGTCCTCCTTTACTTTCTGCTCTTCCTCAAGCCCATCCTCATTCTCCTCTTCCCCAGAGTCAGAGGACGAGAGCTCGCTGTCGCTGTCTGACCGAAGGCTTGGAGCTGAAAATGTTCAAACACATTTAGATTACATTAAATTTGTAATTAACTATAACAGATCACGCCCACCTGTCAGTCTCTTCCTGAGCCTGTGTGGTGTTGTTGACACAAACCGGACCTTCTTGCTctggtttaaatgaaaataaaaataataagtcaAATACCTGACcatgcaaaaacacacagtataaaacaagCTGTGTCTTCAGATGTTGCTATGAGAACAAAACAATTATTTGTGGTCTCACCCGCTGTGGGGTCCTGCTTTCACTTCTTTGGTCTACAAAGTGAGGCAGCAGAAAGaaattcataatttaaaaatgaaccgTGGACATGTTGAACTCAAAAAGCTAGAGAGGGTTTGTTTTACTCACTGCGGCCCGTTCGAGTAGGAGTGGAAGGTTCAAGGTTTGGAGTCATGCTAAAGCTCACGCTTTTTCCAGGAGTCCGAGCCAATTCACTTGctgtacacaaaaacacaaaacatacagttGGCATACTAAATCATTTGTTCAATCCAGCTGAAGACAAATAATGAAAGAATAGAAACTGGAGGATCTCACCAGTTTGGGCCATGCTGTGACTACGTTTGACTTTCTGGAAAGTGAAAATAGAGGATCCAGCAACTCTTGACAAATTATCTTTGTCCTCTGTAAAGCCaagaaaataatttgattatGGTTTACTTGTCTTGATCATCTTTGCTTCATTAACAGGATTATGATGCAAACCAGAAGGAAGCCACTTCAATTGTTGCTGGAAAAACTGACTTATCAAAAAACTAACAGTCAGTGATGAAATTCAATCTAACACTAAAGACTACAACCTATACAATAGTCATAAAGCTTAATCACAATTTATATGGATATCAGGGCACTGcactaaattaaacaaattgtaAACTGGTCCAAGTCTTGTATTGATACAGATCATTTAGACCAAAACCAATAAAAAGTTTTGTTGCAACAGTTTCATACACCCCCACAGAAAATTACTCTGtcattatcagtcaggtctcttgCCGGCATGCACCCGCACACATCTACACGCCACCCGTGACTCagtatttcagacagatgttgcccTTTTGGCACAACATAGGCGGAAAGTAAGATCAATTAAGGAACTAGATGTAGAGGGCCATAACATTCCAGTGAATCCTGGGGTGGATGATAAAAGCGGTGCTCAGGGAGGTGAGGTTTTGGGGTCCAGGCTAGAACCTCTGGGCTCAGACTTAAGTGTTTATGTTACCACAGCTGCAACTGCCAAGCAATGGGGAGTTCACTTTGTAAAGGAGGGGCCCACTCCCCCTCTAGCTGTGGTTCCGGCCCTGGAGCCGGATAAGGTTGGTCTTGAAGCAATCATTACTCCACGCCCACAGGCAGGAATAGGTAACCATCAGTCAGTACCAGGAGGACTGGGGTATGAACACTTAGCACGTATAACATCCTTAATGGTTGACCAGGTATGGGCTGCTGCTTGGAACACACTGGAAGGTCTATTGGAGATTGGGAAGGTTGTAAGTTCTTACCAGACCACAGTTAATACCcctgttgtgaataaagttgCTTTTACACCTGAACCGCAGCCCACCGTGGTTGCTGATGGCCAACCAGACAGTGGGGTGGTTGAGTCATTCACTCTTCCCCCTCTAGGGTTAGATACTTTGGTAGATAgttatcatgataaaacattagAGGGGGGGGAGGATGTAAAGGGGCAACCGGAAGTACGAGGGTTTAGACCTAGTGAAGATTACTTATGGAAGGAAGCGATGGCCAACACTTGGTATCGCTGGGCTTGGCTGTCAGTAAAGGAAATGACATCGGAGGAATGCATATGGTGCTCAAAGGCGCCTGGAGCCCCTCCGGTTGTTATCCCAGACAAGTACAACTCTTGGGAGTGTGCCCAGGAACAACGCCGGGTGTGTAAAGAGGAAGCGTTCAAGTCTACAACAACGAATGCTTTCTTTGGGCTCCCGATGTGTGGTATAAAGTGTAGATTACTTTATGGGGCCCAGAGGATGCatggttatttaaataaatataggggTTACAAAATCCAGGAATTGTGTGAACCTTACCAGGTGGCAAATACCGCCATGTCCCCTCCCACGGTTTACGAGGTGGACTATAACGCCGCATACGAGTGTTTTGCCAGCGGAGGATTTCTCCAGCAAAATGGAATAATGGTGGGGAACACGACGGTAAGATGTAATGTCACATGGGTATTATcatggttcccagagtctggtATGTCTCCGCTCTTCATAACAAAAGCAGTATGGTTTGAAAACCCGGAGCCCCTACATCAGGACTGTCAGAATATGTCAATCACGGTTCCAACCCTATTTTGGTTCGGAGACCAATCACATGCGGTCGCTGATAGCTTCTGGTTATGTGGAAATAATCTGCTACGAAGCACCCTACCCCCCTCTTGGGTGGGGTTGTGTGCTACTGTTCGCTTAAAGGTGCCAGCTATGGTGGTATACAATGGTGTAAATAATATTCTTAACCTGAAACAAAACAAGGGCGCGCTGCATAGGAGTAGGCGTCAGGTCTCGGGTTCTCATGGGGTATATCGGGATGCAATTGGAATTGCTAGAGGGATTCCTGTGGAATTTTCGGCCAGGAATGAAGTAGTGGCCGGCATAGAATCTATACTACCATGGataactgtgaataaaaatgttaactggatAAATTATATCTATTATAATCAACAGCGGTTGTTTAACCACACCATCGAGGGACTGAGTGCACTAGGAGAACAGCTGCATGAGACTAGCAGACTCGCACTTCAGAACAGGCAAGCACTAGATTGGCTTCTGGCAGATAAGGGTGGAATATGTCAAATGTTCGGGGAAGACTGTTGTACTTTTATCCCAGCTAACACAGCGCCAGATGGTTCTTTTACCTCTGCCATGGAAGAAATAATACGGGTGGGGAGAGAGGTGcgagagcatgctgggaagagcgactggtctcttgattggttggaccagttaatggctgactggaaaaatgtattgataaaggtgggagttgggtcagctttggttctgatccttcttttcttgtttggcatgtgcatcgttcccgccctgaggagagcatggagtacgagtctcaagaaacagacatccttcatcatggctgcccaattggTCCGTACTGAGTTGGACCTGTGACGTCTCAAGAGAACTACAGTCGGTTGAACAAAAGGGGCAGCAGCCTGTAACGGAAGGCTGGTGACCCAATGCTCCTGTCTGCCTCCGGACTGGAAAAAGACTCTATCTTGTGTTATTCACGTGTGAATTTTGTAGTTGAAAATCTTCTGTAATAGCTTATCCTTGTGAAAACGGATTgtaatgtgtttctttgttgtgtgtgtatggttactTTCTGTCATAGTACTTAGAAGGTCTCTTGCAGGGGTTCGCTGgcctacccgtgcctgagtgtcaagtGAGATCAAAAAGTTACCGGTGCTCGCCCAACAGGGGGGGCACGGgggaatttttttctcccttcggggtttttttcgccctcgtacgggaggttcagattggctcctatgttatgcttgagacctgcgtgtgtggacaagtgtgcttaaaaaaggtttccctattgtaagtttcagagtatcgtcttagggccgattactctgaaatatttgaaagggggaaatgtggaagtttGAATGCAtcagagttgaaaaacaacaggtgcagttgccctggtcagcacaatattaataggatgacattataacatgatatcaaaatgatgtcaaccagtcagccctacaaggctgcaTACCTGGgtactgtgtgtctgaaaatagtgacaggcaggctatataagcttgggagAATGATTGTACGGGGTCTTttgtcctgaaggggtgtcccccctggtcggccgaataaaggatcattaaagacctctgtctgcagactcttaatatcagcagcccttttgataaagaatttatctacgacaatAACATCTAATTCCTTCATCACTCACCATCTGTGTTGTCTGTTCCTAAAGCTTGGATGTAATTCTGCTCATCATGGACTACATTTTCATCCACATCATCCTGTGCATCCTCTCTGCCTCCCCGCCGTCCAGCTGGGCTCTTAAACGTCACCATCCTCTGAGCAGACCCACCTTTGCTTTGCACACCTTATAAACATACAATATAAACAGGGACGTGTCAGTGAGACAGAGAGGGACAAACGTGTTTAGAAATGAAGACATATCAGTTATATTAAAGTGTTCATACCCTCTTGTTTGTCCACGATGTGCTCCAAAACATCGCCATCCCCGATGAACTTCACCTCCAACACACTCATTTCTAGGGATACACGTCACAGACAATACAAGCTGTTAGCCACACTGCTGGGTCTAATAACAACACATTTTATAGCTTATTGTTGGCCGATGAACACAGATTTTATTCAGTTTGGTGCTAGACACAGTTAACAGTAACTGGACTGAGTTGAGCTTGCTGACTGGAGGAGTGATGTGGGAAGTCAGAAGAAACATATAGTGTCTAAAAACGTAGAAGCAGAGTAAGAACAAAATCTGTATAAACACATAACTTACTTGAAAATGTCAGACAATCCAGCGGAGTAATAACAacgaaacaacaaaaaagactaaacaaaacTTTGAAAACCTAAACGTAGTTGTACGCTGGTGGTGTGACAAGTTTCCGCGCCATCCTGCTGAAGTCTTTAAACCACGTAACAAGTGAAAGGTCAAATGGTGGCCAATGAGAAAGCCGGTTTTAGTCAAAACTACATTTCCCAACATGCATTTCAGCCCAAAGCTTGAAACCGTTTAGTAAAACATTCAAACTTATAACCAAATAATAAATCCTCTTttaacatacatgttacatatgtatgttttcttttatgtttaatttttataatcATTGTTATGTTTGATATCAGGCAACTATATCATATCATACAAATGTATCTGTTGTATCTATCTTGACATGTCAACTGTCTttctaaataaagttttatattaaaaaaaacttcacatttTATACTATTGACCTACTAATGGATA harbors:
- the orc2 gene encoding origin recognition complex subunit 2, which gives rise to MSVLEVKFIGDGDVLEHIVDKQEGVQSKGGSAQRMVTFKSPAGRRGGREDAQDDVDENVVHDEQNYIQALGTDNTDEDKDNLSRVAGSSIFTFQKVKRSHSMAQTASELARTPGKSVSFSMTPNLEPSTPTRTGRNQRSESRTPQRSKKVRFVSTTPHRLRKRLTAPSLRSDSDSELSSSDSGEEENEDGLEEEQKVKEDKENFKTPRTPSKGLSAALYKTPAKKSKNKQELPKQPTMIEEYFEAHGSSKVLTSDRTLERLHTPKLDRETLVHLLEGKPSCYSKEVQQLHTKHRKHFNKWMLQLQLGFSVLVYGLGSKKALMDDFRVSYLSQEIHLVVNGFFPSITLKSILNALTCEVLEHQGSFRTPSDQIQFIAQTLKDSPDLHVYLLIHNIDGPMLRGEKTQSALGQLASLPNLHLVASLDHINAPLVWDQFKQSQFNWLWWECVTFQHYTEETSYENSLLVQQTGALALSSLTHVLRSLTPNARGIFKLLVRFQLENKDNPSYSGLSFQDFYQRCREAFLVNSDLTLRTQLTEFRDHKLIRTRKGADGVEYLIVAVDSSTLTDFLENEEDD
- the rpl37a gene encoding 60S ribosomal protein L37a, producing the protein MAKRTKKVGIVGKYGTRYGASLRKMVKKIEISQHSKYTCSFCGKTKMKRRAVGIWHCGSCRKTVAGGAWTYNTTSAVTVKSAIRRLKELKDQ
- the cfap410 gene encoding cilia and flagella associated protein 410, with translation MKLTRKLVLAKAKASDLESVRKLNCWGCNLTDISIFSQMPNIEVLTLSANSISSLSPLAGCLSLSELYLRRNMIPTLSELSHLRSLTRLRVLWLAENPCCGTDPSRYRLTVLRCLPRLQKLDNQVVTEDEIALALVDGDEVSTPPGSTQNQLSNNGLPDAETENDPLNYNMEETNKIREELGMKPLSRDKFSSLSSPSTREKQKLKKTHILDAVLLLLSDLDEEELRIVHTAAQNRLQTYTLDSGDSQRLTAQTENC